One window of the Halonatronomonas betaini genome contains the following:
- the zwf gene encoding glucose-6-phosphate dehydrogenase: MNNKMPEMIQLVIFGGTGDLSRSKLIPGLYKLYKRNSLPDQLSILGLARSFSSRKAYLQSLEQSLKEENPEIYTKESWNNFKEYLDYLQMDFTEDIGYNKLYHHLNDQEGNQAGRHCIYYLATAPEFFPMITENLKEHRLSKSREPGWPRLVIEKPFGYSLSSARDYNSQICQVFPEENVYRIDHYLGKEMIQNILTMRFANMFFEPIWNKHYIDNIQIVSTETSGIKTRGKYYDNAGALRDMVQSHLLQMLALITMESPADMSTESIRQEKIKLLKTLADSPSLGDLRDNLVIGQYKSGIIGDRTVPGYQDEDNIASNSRTETFAAVKLNINNLRWRGVPFYLKTGKRLHKKSAKIYVQFKDDFHPALSKDKNPEANLLIIKIQPEEGVSMQFNAKEPGSQDKITSVFMDFCQQAPDLQNTPEAYEELLLALFKGDQSLFTHWDGVKNSWLYIDKLRDYIEANRLEPEKYNPGSNGPTSSEEMLNRDGRRWWDEEEFNANT; this comes from the coding sequence ATGAATAATAAAATGCCAGAAATGATCCAGCTTGTAATCTTCGGAGGCACAGGCGATCTCAGCCGCAGCAAATTAATACCTGGCCTCTATAAACTATATAAAAGAAATTCCCTGCCAGATCAGCTGTCCATACTTGGCCTGGCCCGGAGCTTTTCCAGCAGAAAAGCCTACCTTCAGAGCCTGGAGCAGTCCTTAAAAGAGGAAAACCCTGAAATATATACAAAAGAAAGCTGGAATAACTTTAAAGAATACCTGGATTACCTGCAGATGGATTTCACCGAAGATATCGGTTATAACAAACTTTATCATCATCTAAATGACCAGGAAGGCAACCAGGCTGGCCGGCACTGCATCTATTATCTTGCCACAGCTCCTGAATTCTTCCCGATGATCACAGAAAACCTAAAGGAACACCGGCTAAGCAAGTCCAGAGAACCAGGCTGGCCCCGGCTGGTTATAGAAAAACCCTTTGGTTATAGTCTAAGTTCAGCCAGAGATTACAACTCACAGATCTGCCAGGTATTTCCAGAAGAAAATGTCTATCGGATCGATCACTATTTAGGCAAAGAGATGATCCAGAACATCCTGACCATGCGCTTTGCCAACATGTTCTTTGAACCTATCTGGAATAAACATTATATAGATAATATCCAGATCGTTTCAACTGAGACCAGCGGGATTAAAACAAGAGGCAAATATTACGATAATGCTGGAGCCCTCAGAGATATGGTCCAGAGCCACCTGCTCCAGATGCTGGCCCTAATCACCATGGAATCACCTGCTGATATGTCCACAGAATCGATCCGTCAGGAAAAAATCAAATTACTAAAAACTCTAGCCGATAGTCCTTCTTTAGGTGATCTCAGAGATAACCTTGTTATTGGCCAGTACAAAAGCGGAATTATCGGTGACAGGACTGTCCCTGGCTATCAGGATGAAGATAATATTGCCAGCAACTCCAGAACTGAAACCTTTGCAGCAGTAAAGCTAAATATTAATAACCTCCGCTGGCGAGGAGTGCCCTTTTATTTAAAGACAGGCAAAAGGCTTCATAAGAAAAGCGCAAAAATTTATGTCCAGTTCAAAGATGATTTCCATCCTGCATTAAGCAAAGATAAAAACCCGGAGGCCAACCTCCTGATAATAAAGATCCAGCCAGAAGAAGGCGTTTCCATGCAGTTTAATGCCAAAGAACCAGGCAGCCAGGATAAGATAACTTCCGTCTTTATGGACTTCTGCCAGCAGGCTCCAGATCTCCAGAACACACCAGAAGCCTATGAAGAATTATTGCTAGCCCTATTTAAAGGAGATCAAAGTCTCTTTACCCACTGGGATGGAGTCAAAAACTCCTGGCTTTATATTGACAAATTGAGAGATTATATTGAAGCAAATCGTCTTGAACCAGAAAAATACAACCCTGGCAGCAATGGCCCGACATCTTCAGAAGAGATGTTAAATAGAGATGGTCGTCGCTGGTGGGATGAGGAGGAATTCAATGCAAATACATGA
- the gndA gene encoding NADP-dependent phosphogluconate dehydrogenase — protein MSARSDIGIIGLAVMGQNLALNIEDKGFKVAAYNRSTEKTTNFIEKRAENKDIKACYSLEELTAELTSPRKIILMVKAGKPVDLVIESLLPFLDEGDIIIDGGNSHFQDTDRRFRELKEKGIHFLGTGISGGEYGALHGPSLMPGGEKIVYNQLEDIFTAIAARTDNGPCVAYLGPGSAGHYVKMVHNGIEYGVMALISEIYDIMRKVLDLKPAAMAEQFQSWNQSQNSFLLEITVEILKREDPETGRPLIDLILDTAKQKGTGKWSAEEALDLGWPVPTITAAVNSRSLSSFKAQREKINSRIGGWTKTDLNQQDFLNNMESALYLATIIAYSEGMTLLASASSKYDYDLKLAEVARVWQDGCIIRSDLLKAIREAYLTEDFFHLLASDQFKSDITGNLSALREVVTQIKALRLPIPALSSALDYLDMLRSKELPANLIQAQRDYFGAHTYQRRDKAGSFHTEWQDIHNI, from the coding sequence ATGTCAGCAAGATCTGATATCGGAATAATCGGCCTGGCCGTAATGGGACAGAACCTGGCCCTGAATATAGAAGATAAAGGCTTCAAAGTCGCAGCATATAACAGGAGTACAGAAAAGACTACCAATTTTATCGAAAAACGGGCAGAAAATAAAGATATTAAAGCCTGCTATAGCCTGGAAGAACTAACAGCAGAATTAACTAGCCCCAGGAAAATAATCCTGATGGTAAAGGCCGGTAAGCCAGTAGATCTGGTCATAGAAAGCCTCCTGCCATTTCTGGATGAAGGCGATATTATTATAGATGGCGGCAACTCACATTTTCAGGACACAGACCGGCGTTTTAGAGAACTTAAAGAAAAAGGTATTCATTTTTTAGGCACAGGAATCAGCGGTGGTGAATATGGCGCACTCCATGGCCCCTCCCTGATGCCAGGAGGAGAAAAAATAGTCTATAATCAGCTTGAAGATATCTTTACAGCTATAGCAGCCAGAACAGATAATGGCCCCTGTGTTGCCTATCTTGGCCCTGGATCAGCCGGCCATTATGTCAAGATGGTCCATAATGGCATCGAATACGGAGTTATGGCCTTAATTTCCGAAATCTATGATATCATGCGGAAAGTCCTGGACTTAAAGCCAGCAGCAATGGCCGAACAATTCCAGAGCTGGAATCAAAGCCAGAACTCATTTCTCCTGGAGATAACAGTTGAAATCCTAAAAAGAGAAGACCCTGAAACCGGCAGGCCATTAATCGATCTTATCCTGGATACAGCCAAACAGAAAGGCACAGGCAAATGGAGTGCCGAAGAAGCCCTGGATCTTGGCTGGCCAGTTCCGACAATAACAGCAGCAGTAAACTCCCGCTCCCTATCATCCTTTAAAGCCCAGCGGGAGAAAATAAATAGCCGAATTGGAGGCTGGACTAAAACCGATCTAAACCAGCAGGATTTCCTGAATAATATGGAAAGTGCCCTGTATTTAGCCACTATAATCGCCTATAGCGAAGGGATGACCCTGCTTGCATCAGCCTCTTCAAAATATGATTATGACCTGAAGCTGGCTGAAGTGGCCAGGGTCTGGCAGGATGGCTGCATTATCCGCTCTGATCTATTAAAAGCGATCCGTGAAGCCTATCTAACAGAAGATTTCTTCCATCTGCTGGCCTCAGATCAATTTAAATCTGATATAACCGGCAATCTCTCAGCCCTTAGAGAAGTAGTCACGCAAATCAAGGCCCTGAGGCTTCCGATTCCTGCCCTGAGCTCAGCACTGGATTACCTTGATATGCTAAGAAGCAAAGAACTTCCTGCCAATCTAATCCAGGCCCAGCGGGATTACTTTGGAGCCCATACCTATCAGAGACGTGACAAAGCTGGCAGCTTCCATACAGAATGGCAGGATATCCATAATATTTAA
- a CDS encoding RNA chaperone Hfq has protein sequence MSNNLDYQSKMLEAIKKKNIWTKFYLTDGRLLEGEIVNFDNFVIVIRHGEKNKMIYKHAIATVAPDEDVKAGVGIVDDE, from the coding sequence ATGTCAAATAATTTAGATTATCAGAGCAAAATGCTGGAGGCGATTAAAAAGAAGAATATCTGGACAAAATTTTATCTAACTGATGGCAGGCTATTAGAAGGTGAGATAGTTAATTTTGATAATTTTGTAATTGTTATCAGACATGGAGAAAAGAATAAGATGATTTACAAACATGCAATCGCAACAGTAGCCCCGGATGAAGATGTAAAAGCAGGAGTAGGCATTGTTGATGATGAGTAA
- a CDS encoding flavodoxin family protein, giving the protein MKITIIYGNQRKGSTYNSVQLLKEELNRNGTIEYSEVFLPADLPEFCRGCFDCILKGEEHCPDKKQIQSVIAKMLSADGVILASPVYALDVSAPMKNLLDHLCYLWLAHRPDNQFFTKTGFVLSTSAGKGTKRTNRTLKLTLDYLGFKRVYSYGVNVAASDWSGISEKKKTKIKADLTKKAAKFYKATINRENLRFRPKTRGIFLMMKNLIKTYDDDNLDKNYWLKQGWLNGNSPYKKEVISEEK; this is encoded by the coding sequence TTGAAAATAACAATAATTTACGGCAATCAAAGAAAAGGCAGCACCTATAATTCTGTCCAGTTATTAAAGGAAGAGTTAAATCGGAATGGAACCATTGAATATTCCGAAGTTTTCCTGCCAGCTGATTTGCCAGAATTCTGTAGAGGTTGCTTTGACTGTATATTAAAAGGTGAGGAACACTGTCCGGATAAGAAACAGATTCAGTCAGTCATAGCTAAGATGCTCTCAGCAGATGGCGTGATTCTGGCCTCTCCGGTATATGCCCTGGATGTCTCAGCCCCAATGAAAAATCTGCTGGATCACCTTTGCTACCTATGGCTGGCCCATCGCCCGGATAATCAATTTTTCACTAAAACCGGTTTCGTGCTCTCGACATCAGCAGGTAAAGGCACAAAAAGGACCAACAGAACTTTAAAATTAACCCTTGATTATCTTGGTTTCAAGAGAGTATATTCATATGGCGTTAATGTCGCAGCTTCAGACTGGTCCGGTATCAGTGAGAAAAAGAAAACTAAGATAAAAGCTGATCTAACCAAAAAAGCAGCTAAATTTTATAAAGCAACAATAAACCGAGAAAACCTTAGATTTCGGCCTAAAACAAGAGGCATATTTCTAATGATGAAAAACCTTATAAAAACCTATGATGACGATAATCTTGATAAAAATTACTGGCTGAAGCAGGGCTGGCTCAATGGAAACTCCCCATATAAAAAGGAGGTTATTAGTGAGGAAAAATAA
- a CDS encoding class I SAM-dependent methyltransferase — MKKITGNFIRKSFGQAVTEYTKAIEEIGLWESEKYVFNKYFTDKDKSILDIGCGAGRTTFALYERGHHNIIGLDLTPEMIDSARELNKKRATDIEFITGDATDLNFTDNSFDYALFSFNGLMQIPKRANRIQALKEIRRVLKPGGIFIFTTHDRENNENYKEFWEKEEKIWAEGKEDERVYEYGDKTLPSGENGRDTFIHFPDRQEILECLKEVKLQLVEDFYREALIEESDEIKKFSAECRFWITKK, encoded by the coding sequence ATGAAAAAAATAACAGGGAATTTTATCAGAAAATCCTTTGGCCAGGCAGTAACTGAATATACAAAAGCCATAGAAGAAATCGGCCTCTGGGAATCAGAAAAATACGTCTTCAATAAATATTTTACTGATAAAGATAAATCAATCCTGGATATTGGCTGTGGAGCCGGCAGAACCACCTTTGCCCTCTATGAACGGGGCCACCATAATATAATCGGCCTCGATCTAACCCCGGAAATGATCGATTCAGCCAGAGAATTAAACAAAAAAAGAGCCACAGATATAGAATTTATCACCGGCGACGCCACCGATTTAAATTTTACTGATAACTCCTTCGATTACGCCCTATTTTCCTTTAATGGCCTGATGCAGATACCAAAAAGAGCAAACAGAATCCAGGCCTTAAAAGAGATCAGAAGAGTTCTAAAGCCTGGCGGCATCTTCATCTTTACAACCCATGACCGGGAAAATAATGAGAACTACAAAGAATTCTGGGAGAAAGAAGAAAAAATCTGGGCTGAAGGTAAAGAAGATGAAAGGGTCTATGAATATGGCGATAAAACTCTGCCATCCGGAGAAAACGGCAGAGATACCTTCATTCATTTCCCAGACCGTCAGGAGATACTCGAATGCTTAAAAGAAGTCAAACTGCAACTAGTAGAAGACTTTTACAGAGAAGCCCTCATAGAAGAAAGCGATGAAATCAAAAAGTTCTCAGCTGAATGCCGATTCTGGATAACTAAAAAATAA
- a CDS encoding diguanylate cyclase domain-containing protein has protein sequence MIRIKSFKNNKIIGELHKNINNLERILDSIPDLIFLINSNGEILDLWTGKVEDLLLPTEEAIGTNISDILDQEQYNLFTDSLENILQNDIADSFQYSLEIKGEKLYYEARMIALNPGDRDENVIISVRDITQAKLNSLKVEKLSQEYETIFSNVDNAIFLMNYTDGEIRFQRLNRFHEESTGLKTDDIKGKTPVEAFGEEMGEELIRKYSRCLEARKTVTYEEVLELPAGSRIWLTKLSPVIINGQIEKIVGTSIDITDRKEQQDKIEYLSYHDKLTDLYNRAYFENEIDRLNDSRRLPITILVADLDNLKYVNDNYGHQAGDEYIKTAADMIQECIRNEDIAARIGGDEFAIILPETGKSGARAVYNRIKRMEQAYIDSENSSDEIVKVFSISVGYGVMTEKEESLEDAFKEADKMMYEHKKINKGEG, from the coding sequence GTGATCAGGATTAAATCGTTTAAAAATAATAAGATAATCGGTGAACTGCATAAAAATATTAATAATTTAGAGAGAATTTTGGATTCAATACCTGACCTGATTTTTCTAATTAATTCTAATGGAGAGATTTTAGATCTCTGGACTGGCAAGGTAGAGGATTTATTGTTGCCTACTGAAGAAGCAATTGGGACAAATATATCTGATATTCTTGATCAGGAACAATATAATCTATTTACAGATAGTTTAGAAAATATTTTACAAAATGATATTGCAGATTCTTTCCAATATAGTCTGGAAATAAAGGGAGAAAAGTTATATTATGAAGCCAGGATGATTGCCTTAAATCCAGGTGATAGAGATGAAAATGTGATTATTTCTGTTCGGGATATTACTCAAGCTAAGCTGAATAGCCTGAAGGTTGAAAAATTATCCCAGGAGTATGAGACTATTTTTTCTAATGTTGATAATGCTATCTTTTTAATGAATTACACTGATGGTGAAATTAGATTTCAACGGTTAAATAGATTTCATGAGGAGTCAACCGGGCTAAAGACTGATGATATAAAGGGAAAGACTCCTGTTGAAGCTTTTGGTGAGGAGATGGGAGAAGAACTGATTAGAAAATATAGCAGATGTCTGGAAGCTAGAAAAACAGTCACCTATGAAGAGGTGCTTGAATTACCTGCTGGTTCCAGGATCTGGCTAACAAAGCTCTCTCCAGTGATAATTAATGGCCAAATAGAAAAGATTGTTGGTACTTCAATTGATATCACTGATAGAAAGGAGCAACAGGATAAGATTGAATACCTCTCTTATCATGATAAACTGACTGATCTTTATAATAGAGCTTACTTTGAAAATGAAATTGATAGGCTAAATGATAGTAGAAGGCTGCCAATTACTATTTTAGTTGCTGATCTTGATAATCTTAAATATGTTAATGATAATTATGGCCATCAGGCCGGTGATGAATATATTAAGACTGCTGCTGATATGATACAAGAATGTATAAGAAATGAAGATATAGCAGCCAGGATAGGTGGCGATGAGTTTGCTATTATTCTGCCAGAGACTGGGAAGTCAGGGGCAAGAGCTGTTTATAACCGTATTAAAAGGATGGAGCAAGCTTATATAGATAGTGAAAACAGCAGCGATGAAATAGTTAAGGTCTTTTCCATTTCTGTGGGATATGGTGTGATGACTGAAAAAGAAGAAAGTTTAGAGGATGCCTTTAAAGAGGCTGATAAAATGATGTATGAACATAAGAAAATAAATAAGGGTGAGGGTTAA
- a CDS encoding aldo/keto reductase, which yields MRRKLGNTGIEVSEVGFGAWQLGNTREDGSTGEKAVELVHKAIDLGCNLFDTAPNYALGKSEEILGKALKNKREDVVINSKFGHSPEDKIDFNPDLIRDSVAGSLKRLQTDYLDSLLLHNPPFEALEGKTEHFDILAELKSEGKIKAYGASVDTSKEIFALLNNTDAQVIEIMFNIFHQEPKKAFAEASKKGVGLIVKVPLDSGWLTGKYDSSSSFTGIRERWSEAEITRRSKLVDGVRKIKDEDTSMVHEAISFILSYPEISTVIPGVRNTEQLSHNLAARSLRLDDSKLKDYEKLYNDKIKDNPLNW from the coding sequence ATGCGGAGAAAACTTGGAAATACAGGCATAGAAGTTTCAGAAGTCGGCTTTGGAGCTTGGCAGCTTGGCAATACCAGAGAAGACGGTTCAACCGGTGAAAAAGCAGTTGAGTTAGTCCATAAGGCAATAGATCTAGGCTGCAATTTATTTGATACAGCTCCTAATTATGCGCTGGGCAAAAGTGAAGAGATATTAGGCAAGGCATTAAAGAATAAACGAGAAGATGTCGTTATTAACAGTAAGTTTGGCCATTCACCTGAAGACAAAATAGACTTTAATCCTGATCTAATCAGAGATTCAGTTGCAGGCAGTTTAAAACGCCTGCAGACAGATTATCTCGATTCACTACTATTGCATAATCCACCCTTCGAAGCTCTTGAGGGCAAAACAGAGCATTTCGATATCCTGGCAGAATTAAAGTCCGAGGGCAAAATAAAAGCCTATGGAGCCTCTGTAGATACCAGCAAAGAAATCTTTGCATTATTAAATAATACAGATGCCCAGGTTATTGAAATCATGTTCAACATTTTTCACCAGGAGCCTAAAAAAGCATTTGCCGAGGCCAGTAAAAAAGGAGTTGGCCTGATTGTAAAAGTTCCTCTCGATTCTGGCTGGTTAACAGGGAAATATGACTCCAGCAGCAGCTTTACAGGAATTAGAGAGAGATGGTCAGAGGCTGAGATTACAAGGCGCAGCAAGCTGGTAGATGGTGTCAGGAAGATAAAAGATGAAGACACAAGTATGGTCCATGAAGCTATAAGCTTCATCCTCTCCTATCCTGAAATATCAACAGTTATACCAGGTGTACGAAATACAGAGCAATTAAGCCATAATCTGGCAGCCAGAAGCTTAAGACTCGATGATTCTAAATTAAAAGATTATGAAAAACTCTATAATGACAAGATAAAAGACAACCCTCTTAATTGGTAA
- the mgrA gene encoding L-glyceraldehyde 3-phosphate reductase gives MTYIPAENRYEKMKYNQVGQSGLKLPAVSLGLWHNFGHVDEFANSRKLIQTAFDSGITHFDLANNYGPPPGSAEKTLGRILNQDLNGYRDELVISTKAGYGMWPGPYGDGGSRKYLISSIDQSLKRLGLEYVDIFYHHRPDQETPLEESMQALDTIVKQGKALYVGISNYGPDETERAYKILTELGTPFIIHQPAYSIFNRTIEDKLLKVIKDKGLGTIVFTPLAQGLLTDKYLDGIPADSRAASSSQFLNGSDITEAKLNKIKKLNEIANKRGQSLAQMALAWVLRREEITSVLVGASKPAQIKENVQIIGNLSFSEEELNEIDKILELGA, from the coding sequence ATGACTTACATTCCAGCTGAAAATAGATACGAAAAGATGAAATACAACCAGGTCGGCCAGAGTGGCCTTAAACTCCCGGCTGTATCATTAGGCCTCTGGCACAATTTTGGCCATGTAGATGAATTTGCCAATAGCCGGAAATTGATCCAGACAGCCTTTGATTCAGGGATTACCCATTTCGATCTGGCGAACAACTATGGTCCTCCCCCGGGGTCTGCTGAAAAGACCCTGGGCAGAATCTTAAATCAAGATCTAAATGGCTACAGAGATGAACTGGTAATCTCAACAAAAGCCGGTTACGGCATGTGGCCAGGGCCCTATGGAGATGGTGGTTCCAGGAAATACCTCATTTCAAGCATAGATCAAAGCCTGAAAAGACTTGGCCTCGAATATGTAGATATTTTCTATCATCACAGGCCAGACCAGGAAACACCTCTGGAAGAATCAATGCAGGCCTTAGATACAATCGTAAAACAGGGCAAGGCCCTCTATGTCGGAATCTCAAACTATGGCCCGGACGAGACTGAAAGGGCCTATAAAATACTGACAGAACTGGGCACGCCATTTATCATCCACCAACCGGCCTATTCTATCTTTAACCGAACAATCGAAGATAAATTATTAAAGGTTATAAAAGATAAAGGCCTGGGTACAATCGTCTTTACGCCACTGGCCCAGGGTTTATTGACAGATAAATATCTCGATGGAATCCCTGCTGATTCCAGAGCAGCAAGCTCCAGCCAGTTCCTGAATGGCAGTGATATAACTGAAGCTAAACTAAATAAAATTAAAAAGCTAAATGAAATAGCTAATAAAAGAGGTCAGTCGCTGGCTCAGATGGCTTTAGCCTGGGTTTTAAGGAGAGAAGAGATTACATCAGTCCTGGTTGGCGCCAGCAAACCTGCTCAGATCAAAGAAAATGTTCAGATAATCGGAAACCTGAGCTTTAGCGAAGAAGAATTAAACGAGATAGATAAAATTTTAGAACTGGGGGCATAA
- a CDS encoding family 16 glycosylhydrolase, producing MSKIKEKSIRKQIIIGSGVLMLAVLLTFSLTTAVQADNLLSNEDFTGEIYRADDDLEEEGTGNFDTLNNWLFLENGGQATAELDDERLKVDISDGGGTSYAVQLLQAPLTIEEGYRYQVSFDARASKERDMEIKIGGTGGRGWTSYNPGQGDTNGMLFDLTEEMTTYEFEFVMNQETDDLARFEFQLGLDDGTIWIDNVELEQVEQVEEVDRTEPEPDTEWVYDDDFFFIFNVAVGGHWPGYPDETTEFPTRMEVDYIRVLDQNGNLEWEDQFDGDEINEDYWTFEIGNGHAQGIPGWGNAELQYYTEGENAWIEDDRLIIEAREEERSDEFGSYDYTSTRMITQSKVNMEYGRVEISAKLPDGGQGVWPALWMLGEDIDEVGWPQSGEIDIMEFLGQNPDEVHGTVHGPGHYAGDGIGNNYILPEGDFTEGFNTFILEWEEDEMRWYVNDELFHAIERTENDGVRKDR from the coding sequence TTGAGTAAAATCAAAGAAAAATCTATTAGAAAACAGATAATTATTGGTTCTGGTGTTTTGATGCTGGCAGTCCTTTTAACATTTAGCTTAACTACAGCTGTTCAGGCAGATAATCTTTTAAGTAATGAAGATTTCACCGGGGAAATCTACAGGGCAGACGATGATTTAGAAGAAGAAGGCACAGGCAACTTTGATACTCTAAACAACTGGCTCTTCCTGGAAAATGGAGGTCAGGCAACTGCAGAATTAGATGATGAGAGACTTAAAGTAGATATCAGTGATGGCGGCGGAACTTCCTATGCAGTTCAACTGCTTCAGGCCCCATTAACAATTGAAGAAGGCTATCGCTATCAGGTAAGTTTTGATGCCAGAGCTTCAAAAGAAAGAGATATGGAAATAAAAATAGGTGGAACAGGCGGCAGAGGCTGGACCTCTTATAATCCTGGCCAGGGCGATACAAACGGCATGTTATTTGATCTAACAGAAGAAATGACAACCTATGAATTTGAATTTGTCATGAATCAGGAAACTGATGATTTAGCCAGATTTGAATTCCAGTTAGGCCTTGACGATGGAACTATCTGGATCGATAATGTAGAGTTAGAGCAGGTAGAACAGGTCGAAGAAGTCGATAGAACAGAACCTGAACCTGATACAGAATGGGTCTATGATGACGATTTCTTCTTTATCTTTAATGTCGCAGTCGGTGGACACTGGCCAGGCTATCCAGATGAAACCACTGAATTCCCAACCAGAATGGAAGTAGACTATATCAGAGTACTTGATCAGAACGGCAATTTAGAATGGGAAGATCAGTTCGACGGTGATGAAATTAATGAAGATTACTGGACCTTTGAAATCGGTAATGGCCACGCCCAGGGGATTCCTGGCTGGGGTAATGCAGAACTTCAGTATTATACAGAGGGCGAAAATGCCTGGATAGAAGATGACAGACTTATAATCGAAGCCCGTGAAGAAGAAAGATCCGATGAATTTGGCAGCTATGATTACACATCAACCAGAATGATCACCCAGAGCAAAGTCAACATGGAATATGGCCGTGTTGAAATTAGTGCCAAACTACCTGATGGCGGTCAGGGAGTATGGCCAGCACTCTGGATGTTAGGCGAAGATATCGACGAAGTCGGCTGGCCCCAGTCTGGCGAAATTGATATCATGGAATTTCTAGGCCAGAATCCAGATGAAGTCCACGGGACAGTCCATGGTCCAGGCCATTATGCCGGAGATGGAATCGGCAACAATTACATCCTGCCAGAAGGCGACTTCACCGAGGGTTTCAATACATTTATCCTTGAATGGGAAGAAGATGAAATGCGCTGGTATGTCAATGATGAACTTTTCCATGCAATCGAAAGAACAGAAAATGATGGAGTAAGAAAGGACAGGTAA
- a CDS encoding glycoside hydrolase family 30 protein → MSKYIKIIETAKGTDLRLTEKERVELTNLERSNTKKPVIELDSSKKYQEILGFGGAFTEAAAHTLSQISPELRQEVIDSYFNQDNGLGYSLGRIHIHSCDFALENYTYVEENDKKLETFDISRDKEKIIPLIKDAIAERGDNLKLLASPWSPPAWMKTNNEMNNGGKLLPEYRETWAKYFTKFIKAYRQAGLDIWGVSVQNEPEAVQTWDSCIYTPEEERDFIKCFLGPIMAKENLEDVNILICDHNRDIIVKRASAVLSDREAASYVWGTAFHWYVCEEFENVGKVHELYPDKHLLFTEGCQEGGTKIGEWFTGERYGRNIIGDLNNWTEGYLDWNLVLNEEGGPNHVGNYCDAPIIADTKENKLHYNSSYYYIGHFSKYIKPGARRIAWQSDLDDLNITAFENPDGSIALVVMNETDSDYQFILNHDNSGAELESKAHSIKTIII, encoded by the coding sequence ATTTCTAAATATATTAAAATCATCGAAACTGCAAAAGGTACAGACTTAAGACTTACTGAAAAAGAAAGAGTAGAACTAACTAATCTGGAAAGATCAAATACTAAAAAGCCTGTCATAGAGCTGGATAGCTCAAAGAAATACCAGGAAATTTTAGGTTTTGGCGGAGCCTTTACAGAGGCTGCAGCCCATACCCTGTCTCAAATATCTCCAGAATTAAGACAGGAGGTGATCGATAGCTATTTTAATCAGGATAATGGCCTTGGCTATTCACTGGGCCGGATCCACATTCATAGCTGTGATTTTGCCCTGGAAAACTACACCTATGTCGAAGAAAATGACAAAAAACTTGAAACCTTTGATATCTCAAGGGATAAAGAAAAAATAATTCCACTAATCAAAGATGCTATAGCCGAAAGAGGCGATAATCTCAAGCTTCTGGCCTCTCCCTGGAGTCCTCCGGCCTGGATGAAGACCAATAATGAAATGAATAATGGTGGCAAGCTCCTGCCTGAATACCGGGAGACCTGGGCAAAATATTTCACTAAATTCATTAAAGCCTATCGCCAGGCAGGCCTTGATATCTGGGGAGTCTCAGTCCAGAACGAACCAGAGGCTGTCCAGACCTGGGACTCCTGCATCTATACACCTGAAGAAGAACGGGATTTCATAAAATGCTTTCTTGGTCCAATCATGGCAAAAGAGAATTTAGAAGATGTAAATATCTTAATCTGCGATCATAACAGGGATATCATAGTTAAAAGAGCTTCAGCAGTCCTCTCAGATAGAGAAGCAGCCAGTTATGTCTGGGGCACAGCATTCCACTGGTATGTCTGCGAAGAGTTTGAGAATGTCGGCAAAGTCCATGAACTTTATCCAGATAAACACCTCCTATTTACAGAAGGCTGCCAGGAAGGCGGCACCAAAATAGGCGAATGGTTTACCGGCGAAAGATACGGCAGAAATATTATTGGTGATTTAAACAACTGGACTGAAGGTTATCTCGACTGGAATCTGGTCCTAAATGAAGAGGGTGGCCCAAATCATGTTGGCAATTACTGTGATGCCCCAATTATTGCCGATACTAAAGAAAATAAGCTCCACTATAATAGCTCATATTACTATATCGGCCATTTCAGCAAATACATTAAACCAGGCGCCAGAAGAATAGCCTGGCAATCAGACTTAGATGACCTAAATATAACAGCCTTTGAAAACCCTGATGGCAGCATTGCTTTAGTAGTAATGAATGAAACAGACAGCGATTATCAATTTATCTTAAACCATGATAATTCTGGAGCAGAGCTAGAAAGCAAGGCCCATTCAATTAAGACTATTATCATTTAA